One Alkalinema sp. FACHB-956 genomic region harbors:
- a CDS encoding serine/threonine phosphatase, producing MAPDPQNLQPGNSNNPAQNLPIVDIALTEAVTQIEVWEDSDAATDEADDMPTIVLPMHLSNLDDAAKTDVGLQREHNEDYYGIAAEIQQVKKPSGGSVQAQGIYILCDGMGGHAGGEVASQLAVETLQNFFQDYWRSQRASNATSAKLPPSQVIREGVLLANQVIFDRNQAEERIGSARMGTTLVMAIVSNTTVAVAHVGDSRLYRYTRKHGLEQITCDHEVGQREIKRGVLPEIAYARPDAYQLTQALGPRDDEFVEPDIQFIEINEDTLFLLASDGLTDNQLLEEYHKDYVAPLISSQANLDQGVRELISLANEYNGHDNITAIVIRAKVRPNLESIRF from the coding sequence ATGGCACCTGATCCCCAGAATCTGCAACCCGGGAATTCTAACAATCCTGCGCAAAATCTCCCGATCGTGGATATAGCCCTTACAGAGGCGGTGACTCAGATCGAAGTTTGGGAAGACAGTGATGCGGCGACCGACGAAGCCGACGATATGCCGACGATCGTGCTACCGATGCATCTTTCTAACCTGGACGATGCGGCCAAAACAGATGTGGGTTTGCAACGGGAGCATAACGAAGACTATTACGGTATTGCGGCTGAAATTCAACAAGTTAAAAAGCCTTCTGGGGGCTCGGTGCAAGCCCAGGGCATTTACATCCTCTGTGATGGGATGGGTGGCCATGCGGGGGGGGAGGTGGCCAGCCAATTGGCGGTGGAGACGCTGCAAAACTTTTTTCAGGACTATTGGCGATCGCAACGTGCCAGTAATGCCACTTCTGCTAAGCTGCCGCCCAGTCAAGTCATCCGAGAGGGCGTTTTGTTGGCCAATCAGGTGATCTTCGATCGTAACCAAGCCGAAGAACGTATAGGCAGTGCCCGCATGGGAACCACCCTTGTCATGGCGATTGTGAGCAATACGACGGTGGCAGTCGCCCATGTTGGGGATAGTCGCCTCTACCGCTATACCCGGAAACACGGCCTAGAGCAAATCACCTGTGATCATGAGGTGGGCCAGCGTGAGATCAAGCGAGGCGTACTACCCGAAATCGCCTATGCTCGTCCCGATGCCTACCAACTGACCCAAGCGCTTGGGCCACGGGATGATGAATTTGTGGAGCCGGATATCCAGTTCATCGAAATCAACGAAGACACGCTGTTTTTACTGGCGTCCGATGGGCTGACGGATAATCAATTATTGGAAGAGTATCACAAGGATTATGTGGCTCCCCTCATCAGCTCTCAAGCCAATCTTGATCAAGGGGTACGGGAGCTAATTAGTTTGGCGAATGAATACAACGGGCACGATAACATTACTGCGATCGTGATTCGCGCCAAGGTACGTCCTAACCTAGAGTCGATTCGGTTTTAA
- a CDS encoding DUF4327 family protein produces MTTQQVAYPMEKLQRQVRSLVDKKLLKPSDSLWKIALLYGDEWAYWKQELLSFDFSMQDPVSEFLAVETWEEDED; encoded by the coding sequence ATGACTACTCAACAAGTCGCTTATCCGATGGAAAAGCTCCAGCGACAAGTACGATCGCTGGTGGACAAGAAGCTGTTGAAACCCAGTGATAGCCTCTGGAAAATTGCTTTACTTTACGGGGATGAATGGGCTTACTGGAAACAGGAGTTGTTATCCTTCGACTTTTCGATGCAGGATCCCGTGAGTGAGTTCCTTGCCGTGGAAACGTGGGAAGAAGATGAAGACTAG